The following is a genomic window from Devosia neptuniae.
GCGATACCGGCTTGCCCGCCAAGCGCAGCGGCCGTTGCGAAGGGAATTTCAAGGGACATCGGTCACACTCCGGCAAAGATGATTTTGTTGAGAATGAGGGTGGGTTGCACGTTGAGGTGTTCGGCCCCGCTACCCACAGATGACGTGGTGAAGCTGTGCGAGTGGTCGCCGTTGGTCGAAGTGGTGAAGCCGCTATTGGAACTCGGCGTGGGACTGTTCGCACCATTCGCGCGCGTGGTTTCGCCTGTCCATCCAGAGCCCGTATGGTTGTGCGCGCCGTTGCTGCTGGTGTTGCCCGTATGATTGTGCGACGGCAAATGGGCAATGCTCAGGGCTACCCCCTGCACACCGCCGGCCGCACCCATCACCGTGCCGTTGAGCCCGTAACCGGCAGTCAGGCGTCCAGCTGCGCCGCCACCCATATCGTCTCGGCCTGCAACCACACGCCCGCGCAGGTCAGGCGTGCCGAAGGTCGTGACGCCATCGCCCGCGCCATAGGTCGTACCCCAGGCCGCAAAGAGCTTCGGGTAGGTGGCGCGAGAGAGGTTTTGGCCGTTGGGCCAGATGCAGCTTGGTGGAAGGGCAACGCCCGCAAAGTCGAACGCAACGCCAACGAAGAAATCGAGACCGATGTTTGCGCGTGCCTGCTGCTTCTGATCGGCCGTCAATGTCTGAGCAGCGCCATACGACACGACCTTGAGTCCGGTGGCGCCGCTAAGCTCGCTGGTGCCGCCCGTACCGCCAGAACTGACCGGCCGGGCCGTGTTTAGATCGGTCGTCAGGTCATCGACGAACGCATTGAACTTTGCGCTTTCGATGGTGGTTTCAGTGGTCGCGCGTGTCCCCGGAGGCGGCGCATAAACCAGGCTTCCGTCTCTTGGCATACTTGCCTCCTAGTTGCTGAAAATGCTGTTAGCGCCACTGTTGAAATTGTTGCCGCCACCGCTCGAGTTGCGATCGTGCGCGGGCCTCATCAGGGTCTTGCCGCTGGCAAGCGCTGCGGCGATGCTCTGCGCTGTGATCGGACCGCCAATGGCCTGGCGGTTGGCGCGGTACGCGTCCATGTTCTGGCCACTGTGATAGGCGGCATCGAACGAGCGGGATGGACTGCCACGTGAACGCATTAAGGTCACAGGCGTAGCCCCTGCCCCGCTGGCCGCGTAAGCCTGCGTGCCGCCCGGCTGGAAACCTTCGATGATTGTTGGTGCCGCGCCGATGTTCTTGGCCATCAGCGCCCTGGCGATAGCAGTGCGGTCCGCAACTGTAGCAATGGGCTTTACGGCCTGTTGGACGGCGTTTCCTGCCGCAGCCATGATGTTGCCGGCGCCGGTCTGGATCGCTCCCAGCAGCCCCGGTTTTGCAGCCTTCATTGGAGCTGCGCCCGTGGCCCCGTGCTTAGCCGCATAGTCCAATAGGCTGGTGCCGTAGGCATCGGAGGGATTGTACTTGCCGCCGGTCTTGAGGAACTTTGCCGCACCACCGATGCCGCCCAGATGCGCCATGGCCCGAATTGCCTCGGGGGTGATGGTCGCCCCGCCGATGTTTTGGCCGAGATAAGCATTGAGCCCCATGGCTTCGGCCTGGCGGTCAATGTCCGCAAAGTGCCACGACTCAACCGCCTGCTGCGCGGTTGGATCGGCCATGAACTGGCTTGGCGTCATGCTGGCCGGAATGATCCCAGCGTTCTTGGCGTCCTCAAGCCGGGCTTGCCCAAACTGCAACCTGCCGAAATGGCCCGTTTTGCCGCCGGAGCCGACTTCGCTGTTTTTGGCCGCCCAGTTGCCGCCGCTCTCGGTGCCGATGAGCGATGACAAGAAGGCGTCACCCGCATTGTTTGCGGCCATTGTTCACCTCAAATAAAAGCCCCGGCTTGTGACCGGGGCTGATAGCGAATACGTTTCCCCAATAAATACTTGGGGGACTTCAATTGAATAAGATCGTTTCCGCGCTTTTCGCGCTGCCTTTACTTGCGTTCGTCGCCGCATGCACGACGACAAACACCGTTCCACTTACGCCCGATACTTTCCGCCTGGACACCAACGCATCGGGTGTATTGTTCACGGGCTCGGCTGGCTCCGATACCCTTCTCAAGGCAGCGCAGATCACCGCGCAGCGCGGATATTCGCACTTCCGTATTTTGGACGGCGCTTCAGGGTCGGGCACGGCATATACCGGCACCTCGATCAATCGCATCGGCAACACCTGGCTGGCCAATTCCAACTACACACCCACCCAGCAGGTCAGCGTGGTTGTGCAGATGGTCAATGGCCCGCAGAACGGCGCCTGGAGCGTGGCCGAGGTCATCGCCAACAAAGGCAAGATGTTCTAGGATCGCCTTATGAAACAGATCGACCAAGACCCAGGTGCCTACCGCTTTCAAAAACCAGATGGCTCCTGGGGGCAGCGCGTCGACAAGCGCTTGTGCCGTTGGATGGGTATCGGTGGCTTGGTCGTCGCGGCTTGGTTTGGGACCGCCTACGCGAGAGACGGCGGCGACCCCATAAGCGCCTTGCTATTTGTGGTTATGGGTTTTGTAGCGGGCGCA
Proteins encoded in this region:
- a CDS encoding phage tail protein — protein: MPRDGSLVYAPPPGTRATTETTIESAKFNAFVDDLTTDLNTARPVSSGGTGGTSELSGATGLKVVSYGAAQTLTADQKQQARANIGLDFFVGVAFDFAGVALPPSCIWPNGQNLSRATYPKLFAAWGTTYGAGDGVTTFGTPDLRGRVVAGRDDMGGGAAGRLTAGYGLNGTVMGAAGGVQGVALSIAHLPSHNHTGNTSSNGAHNHTGSGWTGETTRANGANSPTPSSNSGFTTSTNGDHSHSFTTSSVGSGAEHLNVQPTLILNKIIFAGV